In a genomic window of [Empedobacter] haloabium:
- a CDS encoding PepSY-associated TM helix domain-containing protein codes for MKIRSDILRVYQAVHTWGGICAGMLLFIGFFGGALTMFKGPLERWVSAPVVPVQQLAPAQVDRVVASVLAQYPAAREEFTLHVTRHEDAPAPVSWQAGESGHEIDLGLVRWQATLDGDGKLAVTQQQPSLLAELIDMLHRTGGIPGTLGEEYLGIYVMGVAGVLYFLALVSGVILLLPTLVKDFFALRPGKNRKRFWLDAHNILGITSLPFHIVISFTVVVFAFHDQFYDGLRGIVYRDQPMFAPPAIGATPRDATKLLPASELVRRVQRQAPGFEVTELLYMGVESPRPIVRAAVASPRHLVQAAETGFVIIQPYSGAILSTSMLPGQGNTWSSLVAPFFALHFGSYGGMTVRWLYFAFGLAGAALFYTGNLLWIEKRRKNQLKNGPLPAQPRRTANIAAATVGVCLGSMAGVGACLVAAKWLHAFGAHGNGAYLTVYYTVFLACVAWAFLRGAARAGSELLWTCALAAAAIPATSLVAALVPASGMWAHTSPATLGVDGTALLLAAAFAWAARRAARRASDGALDSVWSAAPAPAVVAAEPARRVGT; via the coding sequence ATGAAAATTCGCAGCGATATCCTGAGGGTCTACCAGGCCGTGCACACGTGGGGCGGCATCTGCGCCGGCATGCTGCTGTTCATCGGCTTCTTCGGCGGCGCCCTGACCATGTTCAAGGGCCCGCTGGAGCGCTGGGTCAGCGCGCCCGTGGTGCCGGTACAGCAGCTGGCGCCGGCCCAGGTGGACCGGGTGGTGGCAAGCGTGCTGGCGCAATACCCGGCCGCGCGCGAGGAATTCACCCTGCACGTAACGCGTCACGAGGATGCGCCGGCACCGGTCAGCTGGCAGGCCGGCGAATCGGGCCACGAGATCGACCTGGGCCTGGTGCGCTGGCAGGCCACGCTGGATGGCGACGGCAAGCTGGCCGTCACGCAGCAGCAGCCTTCGCTGCTGGCCGAGTTGATCGACATGCTGCACCGTACCGGCGGCATTCCCGGCACCCTGGGCGAGGAATACCTGGGCATCTACGTGATGGGCGTGGCGGGCGTGCTGTACTTCCTGGCGCTGGTCTCGGGCGTGATCCTGCTGCTGCCTACCCTGGTGAAGGATTTCTTCGCGCTGCGGCCGGGCAAGAACCGCAAGCGCTTCTGGCTGGACGCCCACAACATCCTGGGCATCACCAGCCTGCCGTTCCACATCGTGATCAGCTTTACGGTGGTCGTATTCGCGTTCCACGACCAGTTCTACGATGGCCTGCGCGGCATCGTCTACCGCGACCAGCCGATGTTTGCGCCGCCTGCCATCGGCGCCACGCCGCGCGACGCCACCAAGCTGCTGCCGGCCAGTGAACTGGTACGGCGCGTGCAGCGGCAGGCGCCCGGCTTCGAGGTGACGGAGCTCCTGTACATGGGCGTGGAGTCGCCGCGCCCCATCGTGCGCGCCGCCGTCGCCAGCCCGCGCCACCTGGTGCAGGCCGCCGAGACGGGCTTCGTCATCATCCAGCCATACTCCGGCGCGATCCTCAGCACCAGCATGCTGCCGGGGCAGGGCAACACGTGGAGCTCCCTGGTGGCGCCGTTCTTCGCGCTGCACTTCGGCAGCTATGGCGGCATGACGGTGCGCTGGCTGTACTTCGCCTTCGGCCTCGCGGGCGCCGCGCTGTTCTACACGGGCAACCTGCTGTGGATCGAGAAGCGCCGCAAGAACCAGCTCAAGAACGGTCCCTTGCCGGCGCAGCCGCGGCGCACCGCGAATATCGCCGCCGCCACGGTGGGCGTGTGCCTGGGCAGCATGGCCGGTGTTGGCGCCTGCCTGGTGGCCGCCAAATGGCTGCATGCGTTCGGCGCCCACGGCAATGGCGCCTACCTGACGGTCTATTACACCGTGTTCCTGGCTTGCGTGGCCTGGGCGTTCCTGCGCGGTGCGGCACGTGCCGGCAGCGAGCTGTTGTGGACCTGCGCGCTGGCGGCGGCGGCCATACCGGCCACCAGCCTGGTCGCCGCGCTGGTGCCGGCATCGGGCATGTGGGCCCATACCAGCCCCGCGACCCTGGGCGTGGATGGCACCGCACTCCTGCTGGCCGCCGCGTTCGCCTGGGCTGCGCGCAGGGCGGCACGCCGTGCGAGCGATGGTGCGCTCGACAGCGTCTGGTCGGCGGC